The sequence below is a genomic window from Anaerocolumna chitinilytica.
TGGGAAACAGGTAAAGCTATTCCAGATATCGGTAATCTGATACAACTTAGCAAAGTTTTCAATATCAGTATAGACCGTTTGGTGAAAGAGGAGGAGAATAACTGTTCCTTGGAATTTCTGCCGGTAGAAAAAGAAAATCCATCTGATTTCATTGATTTTTTATTGAAAGCTAAGAAATCCACTTATGCCGGATATGGAGCAGAAACTGCTTCAACACGGCCAGCCTCCCATGATCTGAGATATGTTGATGGGAAATACCTCTACTACGACTCTTACTTGGGCAGCGAACAGTTTGCCGGTGAAGAGGGTGTGTGGAAAGACAACAAACCAATATGGGCAATGAATTATTCAGGAAGAGTATTACATGAGGAATTTTCCGGAGATTTCCTCAAGAAATGCCTGTCCGCTGTTTCAAAGGAATTTCCTTTCCGCGGCCCTGCTCTTTACAAAGAAGGAGAGTATACCTATCATTGCTCAATATGCGGTGATTACCCATGGTTTCAAGGCACTGAAGAGATTTTTTGCAGAGACATAAAAGTATATGAATGTTGCTTTCATGGTGGTAATATTCTATAATTGTTTATCCAACAGATCCTTTTATTAATTCAATAAAGGGATCTGTTTTTTTTATCTCTTTCCTTTACTTTTAGTAGAATAGGGAGCCTGCAATAATAAAAGTTCGTCATATTGGTATAGAAACTTAACCACTTTTGGAGTATAATAGGCATCTGAATAAGGATATACTAGGAGGCTGTGCCAATGAATGATGAGCTCTTTGGCTCTCTAACTATAAAATA
It includes:
- a CDS encoding DUF5680 domain-containing protein is translated as MNFQEKLMLLRSQRKLSQEELAEQIGISRQAVAKWETGKAIPDIGNLIQLSKVFNISIDRLVKEEENNCSLEFLPVEKENPSDFIDFLLKAKKSTYAGYGAETASTRPASHDLRYVDGKYLYYDSYLGSEQFAGEEGVWKDNKPIWAMNYSGRVLHEEFSGDFLKKCLSAVSKEFPFRGPALYKEGEYTYHCSICGDYPWFQGTEEIFCRDIKVYECCFHGGNIL